The sequence AGCAGCAGATTTACCAATTTCTTTAGGATTGACATTGTTCATCTCTGTTATTGAAATTTTAGTAGCATTTTTGCAAGCGTTTATCTTCACAATGTTATCATCATTGTTTATCGGTATGGCTGTTCAGGATCATGATCATGCGCACCACCATGAAGATGAAACAGCAATTATCTAATTTAGAAGTTTAATTTTATATATATAAATAGTTATGGGAACAATTCCAACTTTAGTAGGTGCTGGTTTAGTAGTAATCGGTGCAGGTTTAGGTTTAGGTAAAATCGGTGGATCTGCTATGGACGCTATTGCTCGTCAGCCAGAAGCTGCAGGTAAAATTCAAACTGCGATGATTATTATCGCGGCTTTATTAGAAGGTTTAGCATTTGCTGCTTTGATCTTAGGAAAAAACTAATAAAGAAAAAAACTAACAACATCTTTAACGGTTGGTTAAAGGTGTTGTTACTTTAAAAAAGAAATTAAATATTTAATATAGTTATAAAATGGATAAGTTAATTAACGATTTTTCATTCGGTTTATTCTTCTGGCAGGCTTTAATCTTGGTAATATTGATTTTGCTTTTAGTGAAATTTGCTTGGAAACCAATTATGGAATCTATTACTGCAAGAGAAGAAGGTATTAAAAATGCATTGCTTTCTGCTGAAAACGCAAAAAGAGAAATGGAAAACCTGCAAGCTGACAATCAAAGAATTTTGAATGAAGCTCGTGCAGAACGTGACGCGATGTTGAAAGAAGCTCGCGAAATGAAAGAGAAAATGATTGCTGATTCTAAAAACGAAGCACAAGAAGCGGGTCAAAAAATGATCGAGCAAGCTAAAGCGGCTATCGAAAGTGAAAAAAATGCTGCAATGGCTGAATTGAAATCTCAAGTTTCAACTTTATCATTAAGCATCGCTGAAAAATTATTGAAAGAGGAATTATCTAACAAAGAATCTCAAACTAAATTAGTGGAGAAAATGTTAGGTGACGTAAAGTTAAACTAAGATTATGGCAGGTACAAGAGCAGCAATTCGTTATGCAAAAGCAATTCTGGACTTAGCAAACTCTAAAGGTGTTGCCGAAGCTGTAAATAACGATATGAAATCAATTGCAAATGCAATTGAGACAAATACAGAATTGAGTACGTTTATTTTAAATCCAACTACAAAAGTTGAAGTTAAAGAAAGTGCTCTTTTAGAAGTTTTTGCAAATGTAAATGGAGTGACTAAAGGTTTGTTTCATTTATTATTTGAAAATAAAAGATTTGAAATTCTAGATGCAATTGCAGTAGAATACAATAAATTATTTGATGCAAGTAATGGTGTTCAAGTAGCAAAAGTTACAACAGCTATTCCAATGGATGCTGCTTTAGAAGCTAAAGTTTTAGCAAAAGTGGCAACTTTATCAGATAAAAAAATTACAATTGAAAATATAGTAGATCCTTCAATCATTGGTGGATTTATTTTGAGAATAGGAGATGATCAGTACAACGCTTCAGTTGCTTACAGATTACAAGTATTAAAAAGAGAGTTAAGTAATTAGTTTTATAACACAAAAAGTGTCTAAATTATAAATTAAGATGGCGGAAATCAAACCTGCTGAAATTTCAGCAATATTAAGAAAGCAAGTAGAAGGTTTTGAATCTGGTGCTACGCTAGAGGAAGTAGGATCAGTACTTCAAGTTGGAGATGGTATTGCTCGTGTTTACGGGCTATCTAACGTTCAATATGGTGAGTTAGTGGAATTTGATAACGGTATGGAAGGTATCGTATTGAATCTTGAGGAGGATAATGTTGGGGTTGTATTATTAGGACCATCAACAGGAATTAAAGAAGGATCTACTGCAAAAAGAACTCAACGTATTGCTTCTCTTAAAGTAGGTGAGCAAATGGTAGGACGTGTAGTTAACACTCTTGGTTTTCCAATTGATGGAAAAGGACCAATCGGTGGAGACTTATACGAAATGCCTTTAGAAAGAAAAGCACCTGGAGTTATCTTCCGTCAGCCAGTAACTGAGCCATTACAAACAGGAGTAAAAGCAGTTGATGCTATGATCCCAGTTGGACGTGGACAGCGTGAGCTTGTTATCGGTGACCGTCAAACAGGTAAATCAACTGTTTGTATCGATACAATCTTGAACCAAAAAGAATTTTATGATGCAGGAAAACCTGTATTCTGTATATATGTTGCAATTGGACAAAAAGCTTCAACTGTAGCAGGAATCGCAAAAATGTTAGAAGAAAAAGGAGCAATGGCTTATACAGTTATCGTTGCTGCTAATGCTTCTGATCCAGCTCCAATGCAAGTTTACGCTCCATTCGCTGGTGCTGCAATTGGAGAGTACTTCAGAGATTCTGGTCGTCCAGCTCTTATCGTTTATGATGATTTATCTAAACAAGCTGTTGCTTACCGTGAGGTTTCTCTTTTATTAAGAAGACCACCGGGACGTGAGGCTTACCCTGGAGACGTTTTCTACTTACACTCTCGTTTATTAGAGCGTGCTTGTAAAGTAATCGCTGATGACGGTATCGCTAAAAACATGAACGATTTACCAGATTCTATCAAATCTATCGTAAAAGGTGGTGGTTCATTAACTGCATTGCCAATTATCGAAACTCAAGCTGGTGACGTTTCTGCATATATCCCAACAAACGTAATCTCTATTACAGATGGTCAGATTTTCCTTGATGGAGATTTGTTCAACTCTGGGGTTCGTCCTGCAATCAACGTGGGTATCTCTGTATCTCGTGTTGGAGGTAATGCTCAAATTAAATCAATGAAAAAAGTTTCTGGAACTTTAAAATTAGATCAAGCTCAATTCCGTGAATTAGAAGCTTTCGCTAAATTTGGTTCAGACTTGGATTCTGTTACATTAAACGTAATCGAAAAAGGAAAAAGAAACGTTGAAATCTTGAAACAAGGTTTAAATGATCCTTATCCTGTTGAAAACCAAGTTGCTATTATTTACGCTGGATCTAAAAACTTATTGAAAAACGTTCCTGTAAATAAAGTAAAAGAATTCGAAGCTGATTTCTTAGCTTACATGAACAGTAAACATAAAGATACGCTTAACGCTTTGAAAGCTGGTAAATTTGATGACAACATTACAGATGTTATCGAAAAAGCAGCAAAAGAAGTTTCAGCAAAATATAACTAAAAAAAGTATTAAGTATAAGGTATTAAGTATTAAGATTTTTTCTGATACTTAATACTTGATACTTAAGTCTTAATACTTACAAAAACAAATGGCAAATTTAAAGGAAATCCGTAATAGAATTACTTCCGTTTCATCGACGATGCAGATTACATCGGCTATGAAAATGGTTTCTGCAGCAAAGCTTAAGAAAGCACAAGATGCAATCACTGCAATGCGCCCTTATGCCGAGAAATTAACGGAATTATTGCAAAACCTTTCTGCTACACTTGATGGTGAAGTTGGAGGAGACTATACAACTCAACGTGAAGTGAAAAAAGTATTGCTTGTAGCAATTACTTCAAATAGAGGTTTATGTGGTGCATTCAATTCTAATATTATTAAAGAGGTTAAAAACCGTTCTGAATTTTATGCAGGAAAACAAGTTGATGTTTTTCCTATTGGGAAAAAAGGAAACGATGTTTTGTCTAAAACATTTAAAGTTCACAGACATCATAATGCAATTTTTGATAGTTTGACTTTTGAAAATGTTGCTGGAATTGCTGATAATTTGACTCAAAAATTCTTATCTGGAGAATATGACAGAATCGAATTGATCTACAATCAGTTTAAAAATGCGGCTACGCAAATTGTTCAAACTGAGCAATTTTTACCGTTAGCTCCAATTAAATCTGATGCAACGACTTCAACAGGAGATTATATTTTCGAACCTTCAAAAGAAGAAATTGTATTGACTTTGATTCCAAAATCATTAAAAACGCAATTGTACAAAGGTATTCGTGATTCATTTGCTTCAGAGCACGGAGCGCGTATGACAGCGATGCATAAAGCAACTGATAACGCAACTGCATTAAGAAACCAATTGAAATTGACTTACAACAAAGCACGTCAAGCTGCAATTACTAACGAAATCTTAGAGATTGTTGGTGGAGCTGAAGCTTTGAATGGATAATAAGATATTCAAGAATAGAAAAAGCCGGCAATTTGCTGGCTTTTTTTTTGCATTTTATGGAAGTGGTTTGTGATTCATTTCACATCGTTTATAAAATGGTGATTCTCAATTTACCCAAAAATTGAGAATCATTACCATTTTATAAAATTATTGCACAGATTTATCACCTCTGTTTTGCTTTGTCTTTTATGGGAACAAACTAGCTTTATCCGTCCCAATGCTTTGTTTTTTTAAAGGGTTGTATTTTAGCTTTTCTCATTCCCTGTGTTACAAAGTTAATACAGAAGCAATTGTAAAAATTATATAATTTTTTTGGGTTTTTATACATTTCACATCTTTAGTTGTTTTAGAATTATAGAATAAACGTAGAAAAATTGAGTATTTTTGAAGTTTATTTTTAGTATAATGGAATTTCAAATACGAGAACTTACTACGATTGAAGAAATGCTGGAGCAAATTGACACCATGCGATTTCTGTATCCGAAACTTTCAGTCGAAAAATATCAATCCTTTCTTTTGGAAATGGTACCCCACAATTATATTCAAATCGGAGTTTTTGACAATGATTCTTGTTTGGGCATGACGGGTTGTTGGTCAGCCACAAAACTTTGGACAGGAAAATATCTTGAGATAGACAATTTTGTTGTAAATCCAGAATACAGATCTAAAGGAATAGGAAAATTGCTGACGGATTATGTTGACAAAAAGGCAAAAGATTTAGGCTGTAGTAGTATTGTTTTGGATGCCTTTACTGGAAATTTTGGCGCGCACCGCTTTTACTACAATCAAGGATATGGCCCAAAAGGATTTCACTTTGTAAAAGTTTTGGATGAAACCAAATTGACGCAATAAAAACAGACACAACTTGTTTTATTGAACCTGCAAAATCATTATTAAACCAAAGAATTGGTTATTTTTGTTTTACGAACTTTATTATTAAATTATTTTGGGATTATATAAAAATCTATTCAAACAAACTGCGATTTACGGACTAGCAACGGTTTTACCTCGAATGCTGAGTTTTTTATTGGTCAGATTATATACCGGTATTTTGCCAACTGCAGAATATGGTGAAGTTTCGATTGTCTTGTCTTGGATGGTTTTCTTTAATGTTGTCCTTTCGTACGGAATGGAAACTGCTTTTTTTAGATTCTATAGTGCCGAAGAGGACAAGAAAAATGTAATTGCAACTTCTACAATTTCAATATTTTGGTCGTCTATAGGTTTTTTGTTTGTAGCCTTGATTTTTAGAAATACTTTAGCAGCTTGGGCCGAAGTAGATGTTCAATATGTAACCTATTCAGTTTGGATTTTAGTTTTGGATGCCTTGGTTTTAGTGCCTTTTTCGAAATTGAGAGCCAATCAACGACCAATGGTTTATGCTGCAATTAAGATTGGGAACGTAATAATAAACTTATTGTTGAACATTTTCTTCTTGATGTATTTACCAAAATTGGCCGCTTCAAATCCAAACTCTGTTTGGGATAATTTATATGTTGAGAATTTCCAAATCGCTTATATTTTCATTGCAAATCTTTTGGCAAGTTTAGCCACATTTATTGTGCTTTCGCCAAATTATCTTTCGCTTGGACGCAAATTCGATCCAGAACTTTGGAGAAGAATGATGAAATACGGACTTCCTATTTTGGTTGCCGGTTTGGCATTTGCCGTAAATGAGCATTTTGATAAAATCTTACTAGGATATTTACTTCCTGAAAATTTAGCAAAATCTGAAGTTGGTGCTTATTCAGCTTGTTACAAATTAGGATTATTTATGGTTCTTTTTGCAACGGCTTTCAGATTGGGAATCGAACCTTTCTTTTTTAGTCATGCAAAAAATGAAAATGCACCACAAACCTATGCAGTAATCACAAAATACTTTGTGATTTTAGGATCTTTGATTTTGCTTGGAGTTATTGTATTTGCTGATGTTTTGAAGTTTTTGCTACTAAATGACAAATCGTATTGGGAAGCGATGAAAGTGGTGCCGTTGATCATTTTGGCAAACTTCTTTTTAGGAATTTACAACAACTTGTCCGTTTGGTATAAATTGACAGACAAAACAAAAATTGGAGCTTATATTTCGATTGTTGGTGCCATTGTAACTTTGGTCTTAAATTATCTTTTGATTCCAAAATATAGTTATTATGGTTCGGCAATTGCAACTATTTCTGCTTACGGAAGTATGATGCTTATTTCGTATATCCTTGGAAATAAATATTACCCAATTCCGTATGATATGAACAAGATTGGTGCTTATTTAGGCGTTTCAATATTATTTTCAATAATTTCATTTTACGGATTTAGAGAGAAATATTATGTTGGAATTCCACTTCTTTTAATCTTTATGTATATGGTTTACCATTTTGAAAAAGAAACGATTAAAGGAATTATGAAAAGAAAATAAGATGGGGTTAAAAAAAGTAAAAAAATGAAAATACAAATTATAAATAAATCACAGCACGCCTTGCCAAACTACGAAACAATTGCTTCGGCAGGAATGGATTTGCGTGCCAATTTAACAGAATCAATTACATTAAAACCCTTAGAAAGAACCATTGTAAAAACGGGACTTTTTATAGAATTGCCTATTGGCTACGAAGCGCAAGTAAGACCAAGAAGCGGATTGGCAGCAAAAAAAGGTGTAACCGTTTTAAATTCTCCAGGAACTGTAGATGCTGATTATAGAGGTGAAATAGGTGTGATTTTAGTAAATTTATCAAATGAAGAATTCGTTATTGAAAATGGCGAACGAATTGCACAATTGATTATCGCAAAACACGAAAGAGCAGAATGGATTGAAGTTGAAGAATTATCTGAAACAACAAGAGGCGCTGGAGGTTTTGGAAGCACGGGAGTGAAATAAGTTTTCAGTCGCAGTTTTCAGTAATCAGTACTTTAAAAATAAGAACCAAACCAAAGAAGATTTTTTTTAATCTTCCCGCAAAAATAAATATAAAATGAAAATAATAGTTCCAATGGCGGGCCGTGGCTCGAGACTTAGACCACATACTTTAACAGTTCCAAAACCATTAATTCCGATTGCAGGAAAATCTATCGTTCACCGTTTGGTGGAGGATATTGCAAAAATTTTAAAGGAACCAATTGAAGAAGTTGCGTTTATATTAGGCGATGAAGCTTTCTTTGGCGAAGATGTTGTAACAAGTTTAGAGGATTTGGCAAAAGGTCTTGGAGCAAAAGCGTCTATTTATCGTCAAGATTTGCCTTTAGGAACTGGCCACGCCATTA comes from Flavobacterium sp. KACC 22761 and encodes:
- the atpE gene encoding ATP synthase F0 subunit C gives rise to the protein MGTIPTLVGAGLVVIGAGLGLGKIGGSAMDAIARQPEAAGKIQTAMIIIAALLEGLAFAALILGKN
- a CDS encoding F0F1 ATP synthase subunit B, with product MDKLINDFSFGLFFWQALILVILILLLVKFAWKPIMESITAREEGIKNALLSAENAKREMENLQADNQRILNEARAERDAMLKEAREMKEKMIADSKNEAQEAGQKMIEQAKAAIESEKNAAMAELKSQVSTLSLSIAEKLLKEELSNKESQTKLVEKMLGDVKLN
- the atpH gene encoding ATP synthase F1 subunit delta, giving the protein MAGTRAAIRYAKAILDLANSKGVAEAVNNDMKSIANAIETNTELSTFILNPTTKVEVKESALLEVFANVNGVTKGLFHLLFENKRFEILDAIAVEYNKLFDASNGVQVAKVTTAIPMDAALEAKVLAKVATLSDKKITIENIVDPSIIGGFILRIGDDQYNASVAYRLQVLKRELSN
- the atpA gene encoding F0F1 ATP synthase subunit alpha encodes the protein MAEIKPAEISAILRKQVEGFESGATLEEVGSVLQVGDGIARVYGLSNVQYGELVEFDNGMEGIVLNLEEDNVGVVLLGPSTGIKEGSTAKRTQRIASLKVGEQMVGRVVNTLGFPIDGKGPIGGDLYEMPLERKAPGVIFRQPVTEPLQTGVKAVDAMIPVGRGQRELVIGDRQTGKSTVCIDTILNQKEFYDAGKPVFCIYVAIGQKASTVAGIAKMLEEKGAMAYTVIVAANASDPAPMQVYAPFAGAAIGEYFRDSGRPALIVYDDLSKQAVAYREVSLLLRRPPGREAYPGDVFYLHSRLLERACKVIADDGIAKNMNDLPDSIKSIVKGGGSLTALPIIETQAGDVSAYIPTNVISITDGQIFLDGDLFNSGVRPAINVGISVSRVGGNAQIKSMKKVSGTLKLDQAQFRELEAFAKFGSDLDSVTLNVIEKGKRNVEILKQGLNDPYPVENQVAIIYAGSKNLLKNVPVNKVKEFEADFLAYMNSKHKDTLNALKAGKFDDNITDVIEKAAKEVSAKYN
- the atpG gene encoding ATP synthase F1 subunit gamma produces the protein MANLKEIRNRITSVSSTMQITSAMKMVSAAKLKKAQDAITAMRPYAEKLTELLQNLSATLDGEVGGDYTTQREVKKVLLVAITSNRGLCGAFNSNIIKEVKNRSEFYAGKQVDVFPIGKKGNDVLSKTFKVHRHHNAIFDSLTFENVAGIADNLTQKFLSGEYDRIELIYNQFKNAATQIVQTEQFLPLAPIKSDATTSTGDYIFEPSKEEIVLTLIPKSLKTQLYKGIRDSFASEHGARMTAMHKATDNATALRNQLKLTYNKARQAAITNEILEIVGGAEALNG
- a CDS encoding GNAT family N-acetyltransferase, whose translation is MEFQIRELTTIEEMLEQIDTMRFLYPKLSVEKYQSFLLEMVPHNYIQIGVFDNDSCLGMTGCWSATKLWTGKYLEIDNFVVNPEYRSKGIGKLLTDYVDKKAKDLGCSSIVLDAFTGNFGAHRFYYNQGYGPKGFHFVKVLDETKLTQ
- a CDS encoding lipopolysaccharide biosynthesis protein, with translation MGLYKNLFKQTAIYGLATVLPRMLSFLLVRLYTGILPTAEYGEVSIVLSWMVFFNVVLSYGMETAFFRFYSAEEDKKNVIATSTISIFWSSIGFLFVALIFRNTLAAWAEVDVQYVTYSVWILVLDALVLVPFSKLRANQRPMVYAAIKIGNVIINLLLNIFFLMYLPKLAASNPNSVWDNLYVENFQIAYIFIANLLASLATFIVLSPNYLSLGRKFDPELWRRMMKYGLPILVAGLAFAVNEHFDKILLGYLLPENLAKSEVGAYSACYKLGLFMVLFATAFRLGIEPFFFSHAKNENAPQTYAVITKYFVILGSLILLGVIVFADVLKFLLLNDKSYWEAMKVVPLIILANFFLGIYNNLSVWYKLTDKTKIGAYISIVGAIVTLVLNYLLIPKYSYYGSAIATISAYGSMMLISYILGNKYYPIPYDMNKIGAYLGVSILFSIISFYGFREKYYVGIPLLLIFMYMVYHFEKETIKGIMKRK
- the dut gene encoding dUTP diphosphatase, which gives rise to MKIQIINKSQHALPNYETIASAGMDLRANLTESITLKPLERTIVKTGLFIELPIGYEAQVRPRSGLAAKKGVTVLNSPGTVDADYRGEIGVILVNLSNEEFVIENGERIAQLIIAKHERAEWIEVEELSETTRGAGGFGSTGVK